A DNA window from Flavobacteriales bacterium contains the following coding sequences:
- a CDS encoding T9SS type A sorting domain-containing protein: MRQSLIYLLFIFATGLPAKAQTTRFFEFTTTCGHGNWQDSSFIAATSDQVVIDSVLANLSRPLMQRNFISGQIDYGNGGHNHNSSHWFLWHFIPHQWNLVELAMEICDGCPYSDVDADTAYWVGTIGQFCPWSGRPVREVADPLSVENDFFDMDIRIYPNPAKDEINISRSVNSPISVSILNCLGQELNVLNVNQQTLTIRLTEYSSGLYFLRITNGKQSVIKRLIIE, encoded by the coding sequence ATGCGACAATCATTGATTTATCTGCTATTCATTTTTGCAACAGGTTTACCTGCTAAGGCCCAAACTACAAGGTTTTTTGAATTTACTACCACTTGTGGTCACGGTAATTGGCAGGATAGTTCGTTTATAGCCGCTACCTCCGATCAGGTTGTAATTGATTCCGTTTTAGCTAATTTATCGAGGCCTCTCATGCAACGTAATTTTATCAGTGGTCAGATTGATTATGGTAATGGTGGACATAATCATAATTCCTCGCATTGGTTTTTATGGCATTTTATTCCCCATCAATGGAATTTGGTAGAGCTTGCTATGGAGATTTGTGACGGATGTCCATATTCCGATGTGGATGCAGATACGGCTTATTGGGTAGGAACCATAGGTCAGTTTTGTCCATGGAGTGGTCGCCCGGTTAGGGAAGTCGCCGATCCCCTTAGTGTAGAGAATGATTTTTTTGATATGGATATAAGGATCTATCCAAATCCTGCAAAAGATGAAATCAATATTAGCCGGAGTGTAAATTCACCAATTTCTGTTTCTATTTTAAATTGTTTAGGACAAGAATTAAACGTGCTGAATGTAAATCAACAAACCCTTACCATCCGTTTGACGGAATATTCTTCAGGATTGTATTTTTTGCGCATAACCAATGGAAAGCAATCAGTAATCAAGAGGTTGATAATTGAATAG
- a CDS encoding acyltransferase gives MNTYFKQIDALRAWAVLTVVFGHMPVISGDNVRYLSELAHYLPGVPLFFCISGFLITLIIINNRNQDWKSFLKSFYARRFLRIFPIYYLTILVLFITMEAYRSWCLYDIFYVSNIKIGLMGSFNGVISAHFWSLAVEEQFYLFWPILLILFRRREFVLIGLVFVTAFLISHINDYSFLMIRTLVPVCYLSLGGMIAYLYFYYPQVIKKLKNITPWLILVGLILVGFISMDWIKISKIHFSLIFIPILLIQFIYGFENKLLKTVFENPLVIHIGKISYGIYLYHLFAIYPALQIKNMFHLSFLDNPQMMQIFKICLSILIASLSWTFFESRINKLKSHFSYSKN, from the coding sequence ATGAACACGTATTTTAAACAGATCGATGCACTGAGGGCATGGGCAGTTTTAACTGTAGTATTCGGTCACATGCCTGTTATTAGTGGGGATAATGTTCGGTATTTATCAGAACTTGCTCATTACTTACCTGGAGTACCTCTGTTTTTTTGCATTAGTGGTTTTTTAATTACCCTGATTATTATTAATAACAGAAATCAGGATTGGAAGTCGTTTTTAAAAAGTTTTTATGCCAGGAGATTTTTAAGAATTTTCCCAATTTATTACCTGACTATTTTGGTGTTGTTTATAACCATGGAGGCGTATCGTAGCTGGTGTTTGTATGATATTTTTTATGTTTCCAATATTAAGATTGGATTAATGGGTTCATTTAATGGTGTGATTTCAGCACATTTTTGGAGTTTAGCTGTTGAAGAACAGTTTTATCTTTTTTGGCCAATATTGCTTATTTTATTTCGCAGACGGGAATTTGTTTTAATTGGATTGGTTTTTGTTACCGCATTTCTGATTTCTCACATTAATGACTATTCATTTTTAATGATACGAACGTTAGTTCCTGTCTGCTACCTCTCATTAGGTGGTATGATTGCATATCTTTATTTTTATTATCCACAGGTTATTAAAAAATTAAAAAACATTACTCCTTGGCTAATTTTGGTTGGACTGATACTGGTGGGCTTTATAAGTATGGACTGGATAAAAATTTCTAAAATTCATTTCAGTTTGATTTTTATACCAATTCTTTTGATTCAGTTTATTTATGGATTTGAAAACAAACTATTAAAAACTGTTTTTGAAAATCCTCTTGTTATTCATATTGGCAAAATTAGTTATGGAATTTATTTATATCATTTATTTGCCATTTACCCTGCCTTACAAATTAAAAATATGTTTCATCTGTCGTTTTTAGATAATCCTCAAATGATGCAGATTTTTAAAATTTGTTTATCAATATTAATTGCAAGTTTGTCCTGGACCTTTTTTGAAAGTCGAATAAATAAGTTAAAATCTCATTTTTCTTATAGCAAAAATTAA
- a CDS encoding SRPBCC domain-containing protein: MSHILSSRQLNFPVEQVYRAFENPELLKLWWGPEGFSNTIHEFDLRAGGNWKLTMHGPEKGNYENASVFKEVIPHQKVSWKRISQPLFDMDILFERVGDHSSRITFVMKFSTEEECEKIRPFAAPKNEENFDRLERLLNSH; this comes from the coding sequence ATGTCCCACATCCTCAGCTCCCGCCAATTGAATTTTCCAGTAGAACAGGTTTATCGTGCATTTGAAAATCCTGAACTTTTAAAACTATGGTGGGGACCCGAAGGATTTTCCAATACCATCCACGAATTTGATCTTCGTGCAGGTGGAAATTGGAAACTGACCATGCATGGACCCGAAAAGGGTAATTATGAAAACGCATCGGTTTTTAAAGAAGTTATTCCGCATCAAAAAGTGAGCTGGAAGAGAATTTCTCAGCCTTTGTTCGATATGGATATTTTGTTTGAGCGGGTGGGAGACCATAGCTCTAGAATCACATTTGTTATGAAGTTTAGCACCGAAGAGGAATGTGAAAAAATCAGACCCTTTGCTGCGCCGAAGAATGAGGAGAATTTCGACCGGCTGGAGCGATTATTGAATTCCCATTAA
- a CDS encoding T9SS type A sorting domain-containing protein: MNKFIFCSIFFFGFFQINPLKAQSYIPVPDSNAVWIEGSFLYWGYGGHEHATLTQPLIFGNDTSLGGNIYHTLHGHLIADWIDGWGNQQTYQDGTDYLPDQLRVIFRQDIPNKKVYQWDLSNQQEVLMYDFAGMVVGQPYPATFNNLNYPQLLVMAYDSVQLNDGLFHERWILGSNSLDSGFVSIIEGVGSSMGFDLQIGLPFEQSSATLCFSKDGNFVYDGWANANGLIPPRYAANCSANVSVEEIRKDEWNVLLWPNPVLDILRIQSESPLQQVLVYNIWGEVVLKKSMNNVTNAELNVAELASGHYLIQCISADLKSIHRLIVK; encoded by the coding sequence ATGAACAAATTCATTTTTTGCTCGATTTTCTTCTTTGGTTTTTTTCAAATCAATCCATTGAAGGCACAGTCGTATATTCCTGTTCCGGATTCGAATGCGGTTTGGATAGAGGGGAGTTTTCTTTATTGGGGTTATGGCGGACACGAACATGCCACATTAACTCAACCTTTGATTTTTGGGAATGACACATCACTTGGTGGGAATATTTACCACACCTTGCATGGTCATCTCATTGCCGATTGGATCGATGGATGGGGAAATCAGCAGACTTATCAGGATGGAACGGATTATTTGCCGGATCAATTAAGAGTGATATTCCGCCAGGATATTCCCAATAAAAAAGTTTATCAATGGGATCTGAGTAATCAGCAGGAAGTCCTGATGTATGATTTTGCAGGTATGGTGGTTGGTCAACCTTATCCGGCCACGTTTAATAATTTAAACTATCCTCAATTACTGGTGATGGCCTATGATTCCGTTCAACTCAATGATGGTTTATTTCATGAACGCTGGATTCTTGGATCCAATTCGCTGGATTCAGGTTTCGTATCGATTATTGAAGGAGTGGGTTCGAGCATGGGTTTTGATTTGCAAATTGGATTACCATTTGAGCAATCGAGTGCAACACTTTGTTTTTCGAAGGATGGAAATTTCGTTTATGACGGATGGGCCAATGCCAATGGATTAATTCCCCCGCGCTATGCTGCAAATTGCAGTGCCAATGTAAGTGTAGAAGAAATCCGAAAGGATGAATGGAATGTTTTATTATGGCCGAATCCCGTTTTGGATATACTGCGGATACAATCAGAATCACCCTTGCAACAAGTGCTGGTGTATAATATATGGGGAGAAGTGGTATTGAAAAAATCGATGAATAATGTGACAAATGCAGAGCTGAATGTTGCTGAATTAGCATCCGGTCATTATTTAATTCAATGTATTTCCGCAGATTTAAAATCGATACATCGCTTGATTGTGAAATAG
- a CDS encoding glyoxalase/bleomycin resistance/extradiol dioxygenase family protein, which translates to MTRQIFVNLAVKDVEKSMQFYSAIGFKNNPAFSDESAKCMVWSDSIYVMIMTHEKFAGFATKPIADTKSKLAALYSLSLQSVEEIHQVMEQGLKAGGIEPAEMKDYGFMQQRTLEDFDGHTWELFFMDMSKFPVE; encoded by the coding sequence ATGACCCGTCAAATTTTCGTTAATCTTGCCGTTAAGGATGTTGAAAAATCAATGCAATTCTATTCGGCCATCGGCTTTAAAAACAATCCCGCCTTTTCGGATGAATCGGCTAAATGCATGGTGTGGAGCGATTCGATTTATGTGATGATTATGACGCATGAAAAATTTGCGGGATTTGCTACCAAACCTATTGCTGATACGAAATCAAAACTGGCTGCATTGTATTCTTTGTCGCTCCAAAGCGTAGAAGAAATTCACCAGGTGATGGAACAAGGATTAAAAGCTGGAGGAATTGAACCGGCCGAGATGAAGGATTACGGATTTATGCAACAACGAACACTCGAAGATTTTGATGGTCATACCTGGGAATTGTTTTTTATGGACATGAGTAAATTCCCTGTTGAATAA